Genomic DNA from Rhodanobacteraceae bacterium:
TTGCGGTTGCCGTGGATCGCACCTCTGCGGCCTGCCCGGAGTGTTCCAGGTCATTCGCCTGCTTGGCTCGTCGCACAGGTCGGCACCTGCCGCGCTATCCTGCGCGCCCTCGTTGCCCGCCATTCCTTCCCACCGTGACCGCCCACGCCGCGCCGCGCCAGGCCGCGCTGATCTTCATCTTCGTCACCGTGGCGCTGGACATCCTGGCGATCGGGCTGATCATCCCGGTGCTGCCGCCGCTGATCGCCGGCTTCTTCCCGAATGCGGCCGAAGGCGCCGCGGTGTACGGCTGGTTCGTCACCGTGTTTGCGCTGATGCAGTTCCTCGCCTCGCCGCTGCTGGGCGCGCTGTCGGACCGCTTCGGGCGCCGGCCGGTGATCCTGTTGAGCAACCTGGGCCTCGGCCTCGATTACATCCTGATGGCGCTGGCGCAGACCCTGCCGCTGCTGTTCCTCGGACGCATCATCGGCGGCATCACCTCGGCGAGCATCGCCACCGCGAATGCCTATATCGCGGATGTCACGCCGCCCGAAAGGCGTGCGGCGAGCTTCGGCATGCTCGGCGCGGCCTTCGGGCTGGGATTCGTCATCGGGCCGGCGGTCGGCGGGCTCCTGGGCAGCGTCGATCCGCGCCTGCCGTTCTGGGTCGCGGCTGCGCTGTCGCTGCTGAACTTCCTGTACGGCTACTTCGTCCTGCCAGAGTCGCTCCCGGCCAGGCGCCATCACCGTTTCGAGTGGAAGCGCGCCAATCCGGTCGGCTCGCTGCTGTGGCTGAAGCAGTTCCCGCAGGTGTTCGGACTGGCCGCCGCGAGCTTCCTCTCGGTGTTGGCGCACGTGGTGTTTCCGGCGACCTTCGTGCTCTATGCCGGACACCGCTACGGCTGGAACGAGCGCGATATCGGCTTCACCCTCGCTTTCGTTGGCGTGCTCTCGGCGCTGGTGCAGGCGGTGCTGGTGCGTCGCCTGATCCCGCGCATCGGCGAGCGCCGCGCGCTGCTGGCCGGATTCGGCTTCGCGGTGGTCGGCTTCATCGGCTATGGCTGGGCGCCGACCGGCCCGTGGCTGTGGGCGGTGATGCCGCTGCTGGCCCTGTGGGGACTGGCCGGCCCCTCGGTGCAGGCGCTGATGACGCGCCAGATCGACCCCACCGAGCAGGGCCGACTGCAGGGCGCGGTAGCCAGCCTCGGCGCGGTCGCCGGGATCATCGGCCCCTACGTCTTCACCCACATCTACGCCGCCGGCATCGACCCTGCCCGCGGCTGGAACCTCCCGGGCGTGGCCTTCTACCTCGCCGCGGCGCTGGTGCTCGGCGCGCTGGTGATCGGCAACCTGGCGAGCCGGGAGCGGACGTGAGGGCGAGAAGCAAGAGCGGGGCGAGGGGCAGGGGGCAAGGGGACCAGGCCTGTCGTCTTTCCGGTCCGTGCGGCAGAACCAAGCCTCGCCGAATATTGCGCCCATGCCCCAGCGTGGGTCCCCTGCCCCTTGCCCCCTGCCCCGCTTCCCGCCTCTCACCATGACCGACTCCCCGCGCCAGCTCCTCCGCCGGGTCTTCGGCTTCGACGATTTCCGCGGTCCGCAGCGGGAGATCGTCGAGCACGTCGTGGCGGGCGGGGATGCGCTGGTGCTCATGCCCACGGGCGGAGGCAAGTCGCTGTGCTACCAGGTGCCGGCGCTGTTGCGGCGGCGGGGCACCACCATCGTGGTGTCGCCGCTGATCGCGCTGATGCAGGACCAGGTCGCGGCACTGACCCAGCTCGGGGTGCGCGCGGCCTTCCTGAACTCGACGCTGGATGCCGGCAGCGCGCTGGATGTCGAGCGCCAGCTGGTCGAGGGTGAACTGGACCTGCTGTACGTCGCGCCCGAGCGCTTGCTGACAGCGCGCTTCCTCGGCCTGCTGGAGCGCGCCTCGCTGGCGCTGTTCGCGATCGACGAGGCGCACTGCGTGTCGCAGTGGGGGCACGACTTCCGCCCGGAGTACCGCCAGCTGACGGTGCTGCACGAGCGCTGGCCGCAGGTGCCGCGGATCGCGCTGACCGCAACCGCCGACGCGCCAACCCGCGCCGAGATCGTCGAGCGCCTGGCGCTGCACGAGGCGCGCCAGTTCGTCAGCTCCTTCGACCGCCCGAACATCCGCTACCGCGTCGAGGAAAAGCGCGACGGGCGCAAGCAGTTGCTCAGCTTCCTGCGCGGACGGCCGGGCCAGTCGGGCATCGTCTACGCGCTGTCGCGGCGCAAGGTGGACGAGACGGCCGAGTTCCTGCGCGCCGAGGGCATCCATGCGCTGGCCTACCACGCCGGCATGGACGCCAGCGTGCGTGCGCACAACCAGACCCGCTTCCTGCGCGAGGACGGCGTGGTGATGGTGGCTACGATCGCCTTCGGCATGGGCATCGACAAGCCGGATGTGCGCTTCGTCGCGCACATGGACCTGCCCAAGTCGATGGAAGGCTACTACCAGGAAACCGGCCGCGCCGGGCGCGATGGCGACCCGGCCGAAGCCTGGATGGTCTATGGCCTGGGCGATGTGGTGCTGCTGCGCCAGATGATCGACAACTCCGAGGCCGGCGACGAGCGCAAGCGGCTGGAACGCAGCAAGCTCGACGCGCTGCTCGCCTACTGCGAGAGCGTGCGCTGCCGGCGCCAGGTGCTGCTGGGCTACTTCGGCGAGCAGCACCCGGGCCAGTGCGGCAACTGCGACAACTGCCTGGAGCCGCCCGAAACCTGGAACGCCACCGAGGCCGCGCAGAAAGCGCTGTCCTGTGTCTACCGCACCGGCCAGCGCTTCGGCGTCAGCCACCTGACCGATGTGCTGCTCGGTCACGAGACCGAACGCGTGGTCGACCTCGGTCACACCAAGCTGTCGACCTTCGGCGTCGGCACCGAGCTGGACGAGCGCCAGTGGAAGGGCGTGTTCCGCCAACTGGTCGCCGGCGGCCTGCTCGACGTGGAACCCGGCAGCTACGGCTCTTTGCGCCTGGCCACCGCGGCGCGCCCGCTGCTGCGCGGCCAGACCGAGCTGTGGCTGCGCCGCGAGCGCGAGAAGAAGAAAGCGCCGAAAACCCGCTTCAGCGTCTCCGCCCACCCGGCCGACGACAGCCTTTTCGAGCGCCTGCGCGAGCTGCGCGGCAAGCTGGCACGCGAGCAGAACGTGCCCGCCTACGTGATCTTCCACGACGCCACCCTGCGCGCCATCGCCAGCGAGCGCCCCTACACCCTGACGCAGCTCGGCGAGGTGCAGGGCGTCGGCGCACGCAAGCTCGAGCGCTATGGAGAGGCCGTGCTGGAACTGGTGCGGGCGGCGGATTGAGTGAGGGCGGCTTGTGTGCTGGGCGGGATTTTGGTTGTTGGTTGTTGGCAGCTGAGCGCGCAGGCCGCGGCTCCTGTGGGAGTTCCGGTCGCCCCTGCCGGCGCGCTTGTTCGCGCATCGAACTGTCGCGGACTGGTGCCTGTTTTTTGTCCGCAAAGGACGCTAAGAAGGCAAGAGCGTCTTGGGTTGCGCAAAGCCGCCATGCGCCCGTATCCGCCTGTGGATTTGGCTCTACTTTGCGTCCTTGGCGTCCTTTGCGGAAAATGTCTTGTATTTCATGAACTTAGATAATCTTCGGTGGGAGCCGACTCTGTCGGCGATCATTTCCCGGGCCGCCAGCAACAGATCGCGGCTGAAGCCGCTCCCACTGGGTTCCGGCACGCCGGGCTTGCTGCCGACAACCAACAACCAATAACCAACAACCGTCCGCGAGTTCGCTGCAGCCGCCTGGCTATCAGCGCCACCACCCGTGACATCCCACGATTGATCGCGTACAGTTCCAAGGGTTCACGCTGTTGTCCGTCGGGGCGATCCCGATTGCGCGATTCCGGATGAAGGGCCTGGGGCCTTTTGGAATGGCGCCGTCCTGCGGTGTGCGTGAGTCGGACCCCAAGCGCGTCGCGATGACGCCGTCCGCATTTCTCAGTTGATTGACAGGCTCAGGGCGCTGGATCCGGGAACGCCCGAAGCTGACCCTCATCGGCACGCAATCATGCGGCGCGCCGTGGGGACCAAGGGAGTCTTCGCTTGATGAGTTCCGACCAACTCGGGCAGCCGTCCGCGTCCATGTCCACCGATTCCGATTCGTCCACCGCGGCCGAGGCCGCAGCGCCAGCCAAGCGCACGCGCAAGCCTGCGGTGCGCAAGCCCAAGGCGGCGGCAGCCGTGGTCGCCGAGGCCGCGGTCGCGCAGGCGCCGGCCGCCGAAGCGCCCGCAGAGATCGCGGCTGCTGTCGAGGCCAACATCCCGGCCGCTGCAGCGCCCGCGGTGATCGAGCCTGCTGTCGAGGCCAGCGCCCCGGCCGCGCCGCGCACGCGCAAGACCCTGGTGCGCAAGCCCAAGGTGGTCGCCGAAGCGACGGTCGAGTCGGCGCAACTTGCATTGGCGATGGCGCCCGCGCCCTTGCCGCCGCCGGAATCCGTCCCGCTGGCGAGCACGCCAGTCGTGGTAGTCGATGCCGAGTTGCCCCAGACGAATGCGGCCGAGCCGACGCCGGTCGAAGCGGCGCCGCCGGTCGCAGTCCCGTCTGCGCCCAGGCAGCGCGTGACCCTGCCGCACCCGATCATCCACCGCGTGCATCCGGTGGCCCTGGGCCGCAAGCGTGACGCGCTGCAGTATCTGCTGGCGCAGACCCCGGACCAGCCCACGCTGATCTACACCCGCACCAAGCATGGCGCCGACAAGATTGCGCGCCACCTGGAGCGTTGCGGCCTCAAGGCGGCGGCGATTCATGGCGACAAGAGCGGCGGCGCGCGCGCACGCGCGCTGGCCGGCTTCAAGTCGGGCGAGTTGCAGGCGCTGGTGATCACCGACATCGCCGCGCGCATGCTCGATTTCACCGGGCTGCCGCGGATCATCGGCTACGATTTGCCGCATATCCCGGACGACTACGTGCAGCGCGTGCTGCGCACCGGCAGTGCGGACCAAGCCGGCCTGTCGCTGACCCTGATCACGCAGGAAGAATCGCCACAGTACCGCGGCGTGCGCGATCTGCTGTCGCAACTGATCGACCTGTCCCCGCTGCCCGGTTTCGAGGCGCCCGAGCCCTTCGATCCCGAGCGCGATCCGCCGCAACGCACGGATGGCGAGTCGGGAGACGGCGCGCCGCAAGGGGCTTCAGCCGCTGCGCCGGCGCAGGCCCAGGGTCAGGGGCCCCAGGGCGCCCCCCGCCGCGAGAACCGCGAGGGCCGCAACCGCCGCAACCGTCGCGATCGCCACGGCCGCGGCGAGCAGCGCGACCGCCCCGAGGGCGAGGCGATGCCCAACGCCGCGCCCGCGCTGGTGCCAGTCGAAGAACTTGTGGCCGATGCGCCGATGCAGCCGCAACGGGATGAGCGCCCGCGCAACGACCGACCGCCGAAGCCGGAGCGTCCGCGCAAGGAGAAGGTGGAGCGGGCGGAGAAGCCGGAGATCGGCAACCGCGCGCTGCCGCCGCCCAAGCCGTTGCCGGATTACGAGGAAGAAGACCGCCCAGGTCCCGGCAACTCGCTGGCCTCGCCGCCGCCTTCGCAGTACGACACGGGCGGCTTCGGCCGTCGCGGGCGTCGCCGTGATCCCTTCGCGCCGGTGGTGATCGGCGCCGAGGGCGAGTTCAATATCTACGACGAGCGCCAGCCGGACGATTACCGCGACCAG
This window encodes:
- a CDS encoding TCR/Tet family MFS transporter; the encoded protein is MTAHAAPRQAALIFIFVTVALDILAIGLIIPVLPPLIAGFFPNAAEGAAVYGWFVTVFALMQFLASPLLGALSDRFGRRPVILLSNLGLGLDYILMALAQTLPLLFLGRIIGGITSASIATANAYIADVTPPERRAASFGMLGAAFGLGFVIGPAVGGLLGSVDPRLPFWVAAALSLLNFLYGYFVLPESLPARRHHRFEWKRANPVGSLLWLKQFPQVFGLAAASFLSVLAHVVFPATFVLYAGHRYGWNERDIGFTLAFVGVLSALVQAVLVRRLIPRIGERRALLAGFGFAVVGFIGYGWAPTGPWLWAVMPLLALWGLAGPSVQALMTRQIDPTEQGRLQGAVASLGAVAGIIGPYVFTHIYAAGIDPARGWNLPGVAFYLAAALVLGALVIGNLASRERT
- the recQ gene encoding DNA helicase RecQ codes for the protein MTDSPRQLLRRVFGFDDFRGPQREIVEHVVAGGDALVLMPTGGGKSLCYQVPALLRRRGTTIVVSPLIALMQDQVAALTQLGVRAAFLNSTLDAGSALDVERQLVEGELDLLYVAPERLLTARFLGLLERASLALFAIDEAHCVSQWGHDFRPEYRQLTVLHERWPQVPRIALTATADAPTRAEIVERLALHEARQFVSSFDRPNIRYRVEEKRDGRKQLLSFLRGRPGQSGIVYALSRRKVDETAEFLRAEGIHALAYHAGMDASVRAHNQTRFLREDGVVMVATIAFGMGIDKPDVRFVAHMDLPKSMEGYYQETGRAGRDGDPAEAWMVYGLGDVVLLRQMIDNSEAGDERKRLERSKLDALLAYCESVRCRRQVLLGYFGEQHPGQCGNCDNCLEPPETWNATEAAQKALSCVYRTGQRFGVSHLTDVLLGHETERVVDLGHTKLSTFGVGTELDERQWKGVFRQLVAGGLLDVEPGSYGSLRLATAARPLLRGQTELWLRREREKKKAPKTRFSVSAHPADDSLFERLRELRGKLAREQNVPAYVIFHDATLRAIASERPYTLTQLGEVQGVGARKLERYGEAVLELVRAAD